The following are from one region of the Terriglobales bacterium genome:
- a CDS encoding GxxExxY protein has translation MTVVPLRAKRSANEVSRLILDAAMKVHSVLGPGLLESAYEACLAQELRLRGLDVQTQVPLPVVYEGTKLEVGYRVDMLVEGVVVIEVKSVDGIAPIHEAQLLSYLKLSGRNLGLLLNFNTVHLKDGIRRFVMGTGWQ, from the coding sequence ATGACGGTTGTACCTCTCAGGGCGAAACGGAGCGCCAACGAAGTCAGTCGCCTGATCTTGGATGCCGCCATGAAGGTGCATTCGGTCCTCGGGCCGGGGTTGCTGGAGAGCGCCTATGAGGCCTGCCTGGCCCAGGAACTACGCCTGAGGGGTTTGGATGTACAGACGCAGGTTCCGCTGCCAGTGGTTTATGAAGGTACCAAGCTGGAGGTCGGATATCGCGTCGACATGCTTGTTGAAGGAGTGGTGGTGATTGAGGTAAAGAGCGTGGATGGCATCGCACCGATCCATGAAGCCCAGCTTTTGTCGTACCTCAAACTAAGCGGCAGAAATCTGGGTCTGCTCTTGAACTTCAATACAGTCCACCTGAAGGACGGGATCCGACGTTTCGTGATGGGCACCGGTTGGCAGTGA